A region from the Benincasa hispida cultivar B227 chromosome 12, ASM972705v1, whole genome shotgun sequence genome encodes:
- the LOC120068140 gene encoding NAC domain-containing protein 43 yields MQKMSISVNGQSQVPPGFRFHPTEEELLQYYLRKKVSFDKIDLDVIRDVDLNKLEPWDIQEKCKIGTTPQNDWYFFSHKDKKYPTGTRTNRATAAGFWKATGRDKVIYSNCRRIGMRKTLVFYKGRAPHGQKSDWIMHEYRLDENSTSESNNMMKATSVVIGDGGQEEGWVVCRIFKKKNHHKTLDSPMSSTTAETTSSLLLDSCNDGALEQIIHYMGRTCKEIIEEDQEEEDSIGVGVGGGRLLRPIDTSSAVINGGGSYLDSRFSKLPNLESPNSTSTHSCYQPINNHMGPTDPMIISGSGYQLEPSSFSAAPHNWAAFDRLVASQLNGQIEVSNMIYYSDQLPTPTLRGTASFSSKSSSSSYNAANAAAAVAQDYNNVDTELWSFARLSSSDPLCHVSNTPI; encoded by the exons ATGCAAAAAATGAGCATCTCTGTCAATGGCCAATCCCAAGTCCCTCCTGGCTTCCGCTTCCACCCTACTGAAGAAGAACTCCTCCAATATTACCTCCGCAAGAAGGTTTCTTTCGACAAGATCGACTTAGACGTCATCCGCGACGTTGATCTCAACAAGCTCGAGCCTTGGGACATCCAAG AGAAATGCAAGATCGGAACCACCCCACAGAATGATTGGTACTTTTTTAGTCATAAAGATAAAAAGTACCCAACGGGGACTCGGACCAACCGAGCCACTGCGGCTGGGTTCTGGAAGGCTACTGGTCGTGATAAAGTCATTTATAGCAATTGTCGTAGAATTGGAATGAGAAAGACGCTTGTGTTTTACAAAGGTCGAGCCCCTCATGGTCAAAAGTCTGATTGGATTATGCATGAATATCGGCTTGATGAAAATTCCACATCGGAATCCAATAAT ATGATGAAGGCAACGAGCGTTGTGATTGGAGATGGGGGACAAGAAGAAGGGTGGGTGGTGTGTAGgatttttaagaagaaaaaccACCATAAAACCCTAGATAGTCCAATGAGTTCTACAACTGCTGAAACGACGTCGTCTTTATTGCTTGATTCTTGCAATGACGGTGCATTAGAGCAAATCATTCACTACATGGGAAGAACCTGCAAAGAAATCATTgaagaagatcaagaagaagaagacagcATCGGCGTCGGCGTCGGCGGTGGGAGGTTACTCCGTCCAATCGACACTTCCTCCGCCGTTATTAATGGCGGAGGTAGTTACCTGGACAGTAGATTCTCCAAACTTCCAAACCTGGAAAGCCCAAATTCTACCAGCACTCATAGCTGTTACCAACCCATTAACAACCATATGGGCCCCACCGATCCAATGATAATTTCCGGCTCTGGCTACCAATTGGAGCCCTCTTCCTTCTCCGCCGCCCCTCACAATTGGGCGGCATTCGACCGGCTAGTGGCGTCGCAGCTCAATGGCCAAATCGAAGTCTCCAACATGATTTATTACAGTGATCAATTGCCAACCCCAACTCTACGTGGAACGGCATCGTTTTCATCcaaatcttcatcttcttcttacaACGCCGCCAACGCCGCAGCCGCCGTCGCTCAAGATTACAACAACGTCGATACGGAGCTGTGGAGCTTTGCCAGGTTGTCGTCTTCTGACCCGTTATGCCACGTGTCGAACACTCCAATATAA